A DNA window from Schistocerca gregaria isolate iqSchGreg1 chromosome 2, iqSchGreg1.2, whole genome shotgun sequence contains the following coding sequences:
- the LOC126335250 gene encoding E3 ubiquitin-protein ligase SIAH1B-like, whose product MGDGAVDVVEETTESLESVLQSLRCPGSCGRLMAAPIRLCTEGHSVCARHHRGACPLCGDLVLELRDSRLEAVARAVRDAPCQNRARGCQYRAGLDALVRHQRCCDARLAPCALPGCAWRAPPHHLAAHIADAHADRALPAGCHLDAGALLRVDRGHRLVVADSGDVFVFRYRLDSGGARLLAALHYVGLHENASNFRFSFELTSAAGTVRQVLPVAPAPEDEPLLEDEPFCLEKSAIVEGEELLRILNDADVKCVVRVRQVKCLSALPSRRTSVPWF is encoded by the coding sequence ATGGGTGACGGCGCAGTGGATGTAGTGGAAGAGACGACAGAGTCCCTGGAGTCGGTGCTGCAGAGCCTGCGGTGCCCCGGCTCGTGCGGCCGGCTGATGGCGGCGCCCATCCGGCTGTGCACGGAGGGCCACAGCGTGTGCGCGCGCCACCACCGCGGCGCCTGCCCGCTCTGCGGAGACCTGGTGCTCGAGCTGCGCGACTCGCGGCTCGAGGCGGTGGCGCGCGCCGTGCGCGACGCGCCCTGCCAGAACCGCGCGCGCGGCTGCCAGTACCGCGCAGGCCTCGACGCGCTCGTGCGCCACCAGCGCTGCTGCGACGCGCGCCTCGCGCCGTGCGCGCTCCCTGGATGTGCGTGGCGCGCGCCCCCCCACCACCTGGCCGCGCACATCGCCGACGCGCACGCTGACCGCGCACTGCCCGCCGGCTGCCACCTGGACGCGGGCGCACTGCTGCGCGTCGATCGCGGCCACCGGCTCGTCGTCGCCGACTCTGGAGATGTCTTCGTCTTCCGCTACCGGCTCGACTCGGGCGGCGCGCGCCTGCTCGCCGCACTGCACTACGTCGGCCTCCACGAGAACGCCTCCAACTTCCGCTTCAGCTTCGAATTGACGTCTGCAGCGGGCACGGTCAGGCAAGTGCTGCCCGTCGCACCGGCGCCCGAAGACGAACCTCTCCTGGAGGACGAGCCCTTCTGCCTGGAGAAGAGTGCTATAGTGGAAGGTGAAGAGCTGCTCAGAATTCTCAATGACGCCGATGTCAAATGTGTTGTCAGAGTGAGGCAGGTGAAATGCCTCAGTGCTCTTCCCAGCAGAAGGACTTCTGTGCCCTGGTTCTGA